GTACAACAACAGCTGGAATGCCATAGGCATACGGGTGTCCTGGAATCTCCTGAATCTGCTCAGCATGCCCGCCCTGGACGCCGCCGGGAAGAACCAGGACAAGGTCGCCGATCTGCGCCGCATGGCCCTGTCGATGGCGGTGCTGACCCAGGTGCGGGTGGCGGCGCAGCGCTATTACCTGGCCCGGGAACAGTTCAATTTCGCCGAGCAAAGCATGGAAGTCGACAGCCGCTTGCGCGACTATGCCAAGGCCAGCGCCAGCATCTCGGCCGACTCGAAGCTGGAATACATCCGGGCCGATGCGCGCTGGCTGTTGTCGCGATACCAGCGATTCGCGGCCTATTCCGACGCGCAGGCGGCCTGGGGCCGGCTGTATAACTCAGTGGGGCTGGACGTGATGCCGGATGTGATCCAAAGCCACGATATCGCCACCTTGGCCAAGGAAATCCAGAAAACCATGGAAAACTGGGAGCACTCGACCCTGCTGGCCCAAAGCGAGGTCGAATGACGGTCAGAATAGCGCGCATCTTTGTTGCTCAGGCGGCGCTGGCCAGCGCGATCTGCTGTCTGCCGGCCTGGGCTCAGACAGATCCCCTGGCTGCGGTAAGCGACCCCAACGCCATCCGCGTCCTGCTGACCGCCAACCCGGAAAGTACACTGGCGGCCCCGATGGCCGGGCGCCTGGACGTCATGGACGCGCGGCTCGGCAAACACGTAGAAGAAGGCGACGTACTGTTTCGGCTGGAATGCGCCGAGCCGCAGGCGCGCCTGCGCATGGCGGCCGCTGAACTGGCCGGCGCCAAGGAAACGCTGCGCGCCAAGGTCGGGCTGCGCAAGCTGGATGCGGCCGGCGATACTGAAGTAGCGCTGGCCCGCGCGGCAACTGACCGCGCCGCCGCCGCCCAGGAACTGGCTCAGGCCCAGGTCGACTACTGCACGGTAGCCGCGCCTTATTCGGGGCGCGTCGCCAAGCTTTACGTACGCCCTCACGAAAGTGTAAGCGTCGGCACGCCGCTGGCTGACCTGGTCAGCGATGGCCCGGTGAAACTGCGCTTGAACCTGCCGTCGCGCGAATTGCGCCATGTGGAGGTCGGCACGCCGTTCCAGATCGACGTCATCGAAACCGGCAAGCGCTACAGTGCCGTTGTCACGGCGATCAACGCCCGGGTCGACGCGGTGGCCCAGTCCATTGAACTGGAAGGGAAGGCAGAGGACCCGCAGCAGGAACTGATGCCGGGCATGAGTGGAATAGCAGACTTCCAACTATCCAAATAAGCTGATGCAGGAAGATATCCTCCTGTTGCTTCAATTGGCGGAGGTCGAGGGCCTGGCGCGCCAGGCCGACGATATCCAGCAGTTGAGTTTCCATATCGCCAATGACGCGCACCCTTTACTGAATTATCGCCAGGCGCTGGTATTCGAAGAGCAGGGCGATAAGTGGCGCCTGCTGAATATTTCCGGCCTGGTGTCGACCGACCAGGAATCGCCTTACCTGGTGTGGCTGGAGCGCACCCGCAAATGGTTGCGCGAGCAGGTGGCCGACGGCAAAGACCTCTGGCTGACGGCGCCGCCCGAAGAGGGCGCCACGACGCTTACCGCCCAGGGATGGAACGAGTGGTGGACCGAGGGCGTATGGCTGTGGCCGCTGAAGTCCCGCGCGGGCAAGCCGCTGGGCTGGGTCGTGTATCTGCTGGACCAATCCCCGACTCCCGGGCAGCGGGCCGTGATGGCGCGCCTGGGCCAGGCCTGGGCCTACAGCTGGGAACTGCTGGCGCGGCGCAGCAGGCCGATCCGAAGCTGGCGCAAGGGCCGGCTGGCCAAACTGGTGCTGCTGTTGTTGGTGGCTTTGTGCTTTCTTCCAGTGCACCAGCGGGCGCTGGCCCCGGGCGAAGTCACTTCGCTGGACCTGGAAGTGGTCAGTGCGCCGCTGGATGGTGTCATCAAGGCCGTTCACGTCCGTCCCAACCAAACGGTCCAGGCTGGGCAGCTTTTGTTTTCGCTGGATGACACGACATTGAGCCATCGCCTCGCAGTCGCGGCCCGGGCTGTAGCGGTGGCCGACGCAGAGTACCTCGCGGCCAGCCAGACCGCCTTTCGCAATGAAGACAGCAGGGCGCGGCTGACGGTGCTGCAAAGCCGCGCGGAAGAACGGCGCGCCGAGCTGGCGTCCATCAAGTCCCAGCTGCAGCGGCTGGAACAGCGGGCGCCGCGGGCCGGCGTGGCCGTGTTTGCCGACGTCAACGACTGGATCGGCAAGCCGGTTGTCACAGGTGAGCGCATCATGCAACTGGCCGATCCCGCCAGGCCCGCAATGCTGATACAACTGCCCGCGTCCGACGCCATCTCGCTGGATGTCGGGGCGCCGGTCGATTTCTATCTGACGGTGCGGCCCTTGAAGCCGCTGCATGGCCGTATCATCGAGACCAGCTACGAGGCGGCCCTGACACCCGAAGGCGTGCCCAGCTACCGCCTGCGCGCCAGTATCGACGAAGGCGAGGGCGCCCGCATCGGCCTGAAGGGCACCGCCAGAATTTCCGGAGGCAGGTCGGTGCTGGGTTTCGAGATCATCCGCCGGCCGCTGGCCGCGCTGCGGGCTTTCACGGGGTTCTGAACCATGCCGGCCGCGCGATCCTTGCCCGGGCTGCGTGAAGATCTGCGCATTTTCGGCGCTTCGCCGCAAATCGACGGCAGCCCGGCCTGGATCATTGAAGACCCTGTGCGCAACCGCCATTTTCGCATCGGCTGGCTGGAATTCGAGTTTCTGGCGCGCTGGAAGATGAAGCCTGATGAGCTGCTCGCCGACATTGCCCAAGCCACCCCTTTGCAGCCCGACGGTGCCCAGCTGGGGGAATTCGCCGAGTTCTTGCGCAGCAATCAATTATTGCGCGCAGCGCCATCGCAAAGCCAGGCCATGGCAGCGGCTGAGCCTCGGCGTCCGTGGATGCAGCTGAAATGGTGGCTGCACAATTACCTGTTCTTCCGCATTCCGCTCATCCACCCCACGTACTGGCTGTCGCGCCTGTATCGCCGCCTGCGCTTTCTGTTCCACCCCCTGACTGCCTGGCTGGTGGCCGCATTGAGCCTGTCCGGCGTGTTCCTGACCTTGCGGCAGTGGGACACATTCCAGCATACCCTGTTCGAATCGGTGTCCTGGAAAGGCGCGCTCGGATTCGCGCTGGCGCTGGCCGTGGCCAAGACCCTGCACGAGTTCGGCCATGCCCTGGTGGCGACGCATTTCAAGGTTAGGGTCGGGCACATGGGCGTGGCTTTTCTGGTCATGTGGCCCATGCTGTACACCGATACCAGCGAGTCGTGGCGCCTGACCGAGCCGCGCCAGCGGCTGATGATCGCCGCGGCCGGGATCACCACCGAATTGATCATCGCCGGCCTGTCTACGCTGCTGTGGGCGGTGCTGCCGCCTGGGGTGATGCGCCAGGCCTGTTTTTATCTGGCCACCACCAGCTGGGTGCTGTCGCTGGCGCTCAATGCCAGTCCGTTCATGCGCTTCGACGGCTATTTCATCCTGTCTGACTGGCTGGATCTGCCCAACCTGCATGAACGCGCTGCGGCCCTGGCGCGCACGGCGCTGCGGCGCCTCGTCCTGGGTGGGAACGACCCCTGGCCCGAATCTTTTCCGCCGCGCCAGCGACGCAGGCTGATTCTGTTTGCGTGGGTGACCTGGCTCTATCGGCTGGTGATCTATCTGGGAATCGCGTTGGCGGTGTATCACTTTTTTTTCAAGGCGCTGGGCGTGGTGCTGCTTGCGGTGGAGCTCGGTTATTTCATCGTGCGGCCCTGCTGGCGCGAGCTGAAAGTCTGGTCGCAGCGCCGGCGGCATATCCGGCGAGCACGGCGCACAGTACTGTGGCTGGTGTTGCTGCTGTTTATTCTGTGGCTGGCGATACCGCTTCCGACCTCTATCCGGGCGCCTGCCCTGGCACGGGCTGCTCAGCAATGGGCCGCCTTTACCCCGACACCGGCGCGCGTGACCGAGTTGGCCAGGGCAGGGCAGGTCACTCGCGGAACGGTATTGCTAAGCCTCGAGAACCCCGACTTGAGCAGCCAGGCCCAGGCCGCTCTGGCCGGCATCCGCGGGGGTGCGGCGCGCCTGTCGGGCCTGCTGGACCAGTCCAGCGGCCTGGAGCAGCAGGCCGCCACGATGGAATCGCTGGCCATGAGCCTGGCCAACGCGCAATCGGTCGCCGCCGAACGTGAAAAACTGATTCTGCGCGCGCCATTCGATGGCACCTGGCTGGATGTGCCGCCCGAGCTCCGGCCGGGCAGCTGGGTTGGCCAGCAGCAGAGCCTGGGCCGGCTGGTCGATCCTTCGCGCTGGATTGCCGAGGCTTATGTCAGCGAAGAAGACATCCAGTCGCTAAGCCCTGGCAGCCAAGGCTGCTTCTATCTGGAAAGCGATCCGGTGCGCCAGTGCGGCAGCATTGAAACCATCGCGCCGGCACGGTTGCAGCGATTGCCGTCGCCCTTGCTCGCCACGGTGCATGACGGTCCCATTCCTGCGTATCAAAAGCAAGAGGCCTTGATCCCGGAACAGGCGTTGTACACGGTGCGCCTGCAGCTGGATGAGCCGCTGCCGCTGCTGCGCGAGCAACGCGGGAAGGTCTATTTTGAGGGCGTCAGGCGCAGCCGGCTGATGACAATATTGAGATATTTCGCCAGCCTGGCCATCCGGGAAAGCGGTTTCTGATTACGATCAGACCTGTAAGCCGGACGACGTGGTGAAGGTCAAGTAGGGCAGTTCGCCGGTTTTTCCGCGATCCTGCCTGGCCTGCGGCGCCGGGCGTGCTCGTAACTTTACATAATATACATTATGCGTAATTCAAACGCCGCTGGAGGCCAGGCGTTCGGCCATGGAATATCTGTCGATGTAGTCTCTGAAATGCTTCAGGAACGCCTTTTCCGCGGCAGCCGGCTGCGCGTCCCGGTGCCACAGCAGATGAAGATCCACGGTGCATACGCCTTCGCCCGGCGGCAGGCGCCACAGGCGCCCTTGTTCGATATCCGCCTGCACGCTGTGCTCAGGCAGGCAGCCAATGCCGAAACCGGCGATCAGCAGCCGCTTGACCTCGTCATGCTGCGTCGACGCTGCCACCACCCGGCCGGAAAAGCCCCGCTGGTCGCGAAAAATGGTTAACGGCGACAGGCTGTCGCCAAGCGCGTCGCTGGCGAACGAAACGAAGTTCTCGCCCAGCAGTTCTTCGATGCGGACGTCCTGTTTGCCGAACAGCGCATGGTTGCGGCCGCAGAACAGCGCATAGCGCTGCTGCAGGAAAACTTTGCTTTCAAGGCGCCGGGGCATCTGCCGGCACAAGGCGATGCCGGCCGTGGCGGCCCGCTGCTGTATCAGGGTGACGATCTCGCTGCTCGGCAGCACGTCCATCTGCACCTCGATCCGTGGATGCTGGCTGTGGAAATCGGCCCAGAAATCGTCGTACACCGCGGAATGGATCCGGCTGGCGACCAGCAGGCGGATACGCCCCGTGGCTTCCGCTTCCGCCTGCGAGACATCCGCCAATAGCTGCGACACATTGCCCTGGATCGCCTCGACCGCCCTGCACGCTTCTTCGCCCGCATTTGTAACCGTAAAAGCCACGTTGTGCCGTTCGATCAGCCGCCGCCCGAGCTGATCTTCCAGGCGCTTGAGCGCCTGGCTGACTGCCGATTGGGTCAGGTGCAGCTTGGCGGCGGCGCCGCTGATGCTTCGTTCCTGAACAATGACCAGAAAGGTCCGCAGCAGATTCCAGTCCAGGCGGTCGCTGGAGCGAGGGTCTTGCAGGATGGGAATTTGCATGGGGAAACGCGGGCAACTGGCGGGGTTGGCCTCACAAGGCAGCAGAAAGCCGGCAGAAAACCGGGAATGGCCACAAGATGGCGCGTCATTATTGTTGCTTAAGTTTCTTATTAGAAAGCATAAATTGACGTTATGTCCAGCGCGGAGCGATAACGCTTCTTCGCACAACGACATCCATCCAAGAGGAAAACCATGGCCGCTCCTGCCAGCCCATCCACGGCGCGCCAGCCCGTCCGGGCCGCAACCGCCGCCTTCATCGGCACCACCATCGAGTGGTATGACTTCTACATCTACGCCACCGCCGCCGCGCTGGTGTTCGGCAAGGTGTTCTTTCCCACCGCCGACCCCTTCGTCAGTACCATGGCCTCGTTCGGCACCTTCGCCGCCGGCTTTCTGGCGCGCCCCCTGGGCGGCGTCATTTTCGGCCACCTGGGCGACCGGGTCGGCCGCAAGAAGGCGCTGATGGCAACCCTGGTCATCATGGGAACGGCAACGGTCGGCATCGGCCTGCTGCCCAGCTATGCGGCCGCCGGCCTGTGGGCCCCCGCCCTGCTGTTGCTGCTGCGCCTGGCGCAAGGCCTCGCCGTCGGCGGCGAATGGGGCGGCGCCGTGCTGATGGCGGGCGAACACGCCTCGCAGCGCCGCCGTACCTTTGCCGCCTCTTTCGCGCAATTGGGCAGTCCCGCGGGGCTGATCCTGTCGCTGCTCGCATTCCGCCTGCTGGCGATGCTGGATGAAGCGGATTTCGTCAGCTGGGGCTGGCGGGTGCCGTTCCTGGTCAGCGCCGTACTGCTGTTCGTGGGTTATTTCATTCGCGTTGGCGTCAATGAATCACCCGACTTCACGCAAGTCCTGGAGCGCCAGGAGCGCGCCGAAGTTCCGGCCCGGGAGGTGCTGCGCACCGCCTGGCGCACTGTCCTGCTGTGCATGGGTGTCTGCACCGTGGCGATCGGCGGCATCTATTTCACCAACACGTTCATGCTGTCCTACACCACCCAGACGCTGGGCCTGAGCCGCGCGCTGATTCTGGACTGCCTGTTCGCCGTCGCCATCATCCAGTTCCTGGTCCAGCCCCTGGCCGCCTGGCTGGCCGACGCGCTCGGCCCCGTCCGGGTATTGATCACGGCGGCGTTCTGCTCGGTGCTGGCGCCCTACCCTATGTTCATGCTCGTCACGCAGGGCACCGCCCTGGGCATCATCGCCGGCATTGCCATCGTGCTGGTCTTCATGGCGACGATCTATTCGGCGATGGCCGGGTACATCAGCCAGGCTTTTGCCCCGCATGTGCGCTACTCGGGCATCTCGCTGTCGTACCAGTTGTGCGGCGCGATCGCGGGGGGCATGACGCCGCTGGTCGGCACCTGGCTGACCTACCGCTATCCGGGCCAGTGGATGCCCCTGGCGATCTTCTATTCGGTCCTTTCCGCCATCACGCTGCTCTCGATCTGGGCGCTGGCCGGACACAAGCGCCGCCGCGGGCTGGACGCGCCGCGCGCCGCCGGCACCACGGCCGCCTGATCCGATATCCATTCATTGCCGAAGGAACCCAGCATGACGCAAAACAGTACTCCCCGCGCGCTCACCGAAGAGCAGACACGGCGCATTCTCCAGGCGGTCGATGCGCATTTCGACGCGCAGCTCGCCTTCACCCAGGACCTGGTGCGTTTTCCGTCGCTGCGCGAGCAGGAACACACCGCTCAGGATTTTCTTTACGAAGCGATGCGCAAGCGCGGTTTCACGATGGACCGCTGGCAGATCGATGTGAAAGATATCGAATCGCATCCCGGCTTCGGCCCGGTGACCGTTTCCTATGAAAACGCCTTCAATGTGGTGGGCACCTATCGCCCGGCACAGCAGGCCGGCCGCTCTCTCATTCTCAATGGACACATCGATGTGGTGC
This genomic window from Bordetella petrii contains:
- a CDS encoding efflux RND transporter periplasmic adaptor subunit, which produces MTVRIARIFVAQAALASAICCLPAWAQTDPLAAVSDPNAIRVLLTANPESTLAAPMAGRLDVMDARLGKHVEEGDVLFRLECAEPQARLRMAAAELAGAKETLRAKVGLRKLDAAGDTEVALARAATDRAAAAQELAQAQVDYCTVAAPYSGRVAKLYVRPHESVSVGTPLADLVSDGPVKLRLNLPSRELRHVEVGTPFQIDVIETGKRYSAVVTAINARVDAVAQSIELEGKAEDPQQELMPGMSGIADFQLSK
- a CDS encoding HlyD family efflux transporter periplasmic adaptor subunit: MPAARSLPGLREDLRIFGASPQIDGSPAWIIEDPVRNRHFRIGWLEFEFLARWKMKPDELLADIAQATPLQPDGAQLGEFAEFLRSNQLLRAAPSQSQAMAAAEPRRPWMQLKWWLHNYLFFRIPLIHPTYWLSRLYRRLRFLFHPLTAWLVAALSLSGVFLTLRQWDTFQHTLFESVSWKGALGFALALAVAKTLHEFGHALVATHFKVRVGHMGVAFLVMWPMLYTDTSESWRLTEPRQRLMIAAAGITTELIIAGLSTLLWAVLPPGVMRQACFYLATTSWVLSLALNASPFMRFDGYFILSDWLDLPNLHERAAALARTALRRLVLGGNDPWPESFPPRQRRRLILFAWVTWLYRLVIYLGIALAVYHFFFKALGVVLLAVELGYFIVRPCWRELKVWSQRRRHIRRARRTVLWLVLLLFILWLAIPLPTSIRAPALARAAQQWAAFTPTPARVTELARAGQVTRGTVLLSLENPDLSSQAQAALAGIRGGAARLSGLLDQSSGLEQQAATMESLAMSLANAQSVAAEREKLILRAPFDGTWLDVPPELRPGSWVGQQQSLGRLVDPSRWIAEAYVSEEDIQSLSPGSQGCFYLESDPVRQCGSIETIAPARLQRLPSPLLATVHDGPIPAYQKQEALIPEQALYTVRLQLDEPLPLLREQRGKVYFEGVRRSRLMTILRYFASLAIRESGF
- a CDS encoding MFS transporter, with translation MAAPASPSTARQPVRAATAAFIGTTIEWYDFYIYATAAALVFGKVFFPTADPFVSTMASFGTFAAGFLARPLGGVIFGHLGDRVGRKKALMATLVIMGTATVGIGLLPSYAAAGLWAPALLLLLRLAQGLAVGGEWGGAVLMAGEHASQRRRTFAASFAQLGSPAGLILSLLAFRLLAMLDEADFVSWGWRVPFLVSAVLLFVGYFIRVGVNESPDFTQVLERQERAEVPAREVLRTAWRTVLLCMGVCTVAIGGIYFTNTFMLSYTTQTLGLSRALILDCLFAVAIIQFLVQPLAAWLADALGPVRVLITAAFCSVLAPYPMFMLVTQGTALGIIAGIAIVLVFMATIYSAMAGYISQAFAPHVRYSGISLSYQLCGAIAGGMTPLVGTWLTYRYPGQWMPLAIFYSVLSAITLLSIWALAGHKRRRGLDAPRAAGTTAA
- a CDS encoding LysR family transcriptional regulator translates to MQIPILQDPRSSDRLDWNLLRTFLVIVQERSISGAAAKLHLTQSAVSQALKRLEDQLGRRLIERHNVAFTVTNAGEEACRAVEAIQGNVSQLLADVSQAEAEATGRIRLLVASRIHSAVYDDFWADFHSQHPRIEVQMDVLPSSEIVTLIQQRAATAGIALCRQMPRRLESKVFLQQRYALFCGRNHALFGKQDVRIEELLGENFVSFASDALGDSLSPLTIFRDQRGFSGRVVAASTQHDEVKRLLIAGFGIGCLPEHSVQADIEQGRLWRLPPGEGVCTVDLHLLWHRDAQPAAAEKAFLKHFRDYIDRYSMAERLASSGV
- a CDS encoding HlyD family efflux transporter periplasmic adaptor subunit, with protein sequence MQEDILLLLQLAEVEGLARQADDIQQLSFHIANDAHPLLNYRQALVFEEQGDKWRLLNISGLVSTDQESPYLVWLERTRKWLREQVADGKDLWLTAPPEEGATTLTAQGWNEWWTEGVWLWPLKSRAGKPLGWVVYLLDQSPTPGQRAVMARLGQAWAYSWELLARRSRPIRSWRKGRLAKLVLLLLVALCFLPVHQRALAPGEVTSLDLEVVSAPLDGVIKAVHVRPNQTVQAGQLLFSLDDTTLSHRLAVAARAVAVADAEYLAASQTAFRNEDSRARLTVLQSRAEERRAELASIKSQLQRLEQRAPRAGVAVFADVNDWIGKPVVTGERIMQLADPARPAMLIQLPASDAISLDVGAPVDFYLTVRPLKPLHGRIIETSYEAALTPEGVPSYRLRASIDEGEGARIGLKGTARISGGRSVLGFEIIRRPLAALRAFTGF